The following coding sequences are from one Haloarcula taiwanensis window:
- a CDS encoding lactate permease — MSEHTLVLMALLPLATIAVLMVGLYQPATRTMPIAWAVAAIAAFVGWQMSPTLIAAASIRGALTATRILVIVFGAILLLYTLKQSGAFEVINAGFSSISDDRRVQVILLVFLMGSFIEGAAGFGTPAAIVGPLLVGLGFPPLAAVVVALTGNILAITFGAVGTPLIIGLRDVVFAEGTGAAQQVVQQGGFESVGAYVAQIGVWAAIIHAIVGIAIPFIGVAMMTRFFGEERSIKPALEVLPLCLFAWASFAIPYVATAYFLGPTFPGLLGAMVGLLVVTTTLRAGYFLPDDEWDFGPQDQWPDHWIGSIEPGEGVGTTTGDSREGTVAADGGTATFEESHSQDMSLGMAWLPYLLVAALLVVTRVVGPVQEFLATTGVLMWNNILGTPFSEGVELFYLPGSLFVLVAVITYALHGMDTDGIKASWSEALRNIAPAVVALWFAVATVMIMQRTGSAVVLETAPINSGMLGLLSEITANTTGQMFPFFSGFIGAFGAFIAGSNTVSDILFGLFQFQAAQQIGAPTQIIVAAQAVGGAIGNLIAIHNVVAALTVVGLIGEEGRVIRLELIPVLYYGVFTGILTLILAYVVAPGAF, encoded by the coding sequence ATGTCTGAGCACACACTGGTGCTCATGGCACTACTCCCGCTAGCGACGATTGCGGTGCTGATGGTTGGCCTGTACCAGCCTGCGACACGGACAATGCCAATCGCGTGGGCGGTGGCGGCTATCGCCGCCTTCGTCGGCTGGCAGATGTCGCCGACGCTCATCGCCGCCGCGTCGATACGTGGCGCGCTGACAGCGACCAGAATCCTTGTTATCGTCTTCGGGGCGATACTCCTCCTGTACACGCTGAAACAGTCCGGTGCCTTCGAGGTGATCAATGCTGGGTTCTCCTCGATTAGCGACGACCGGCGCGTACAGGTCATCCTGCTCGTGTTCCTCATGGGGTCGTTCATTGAGGGTGCAGCCGGCTTCGGGACGCCAGCGGCTATCGTTGGCCCGCTGCTGGTCGGCCTCGGTTTCCCGCCGCTCGCCGCCGTGGTCGTCGCGCTCACGGGGAACATCCTCGCAATCACCTTCGGCGCGGTCGGTACGCCGCTGATTATCGGTCTCCGCGACGTGGTGTTCGCTGAGGGGACCGGTGCGGCACAGCAGGTGGTCCAGCAGGGCGGCTTCGAGAGCGTCGGCGCGTACGTCGCACAAATCGGTGTGTGGGCGGCGATAATCCACGCTATCGTCGGCATCGCCATCCCCTTTATCGGCGTGGCGATGATGACCCGCTTCTTCGGCGAAGAGCGGTCGATTAAGCCCGCGCTCGAAGTCCTGCCGCTGTGTCTCTTCGCGTGGGCGTCTTTCGCAATCCCCTACGTCGCGACCGCGTACTTCCTCGGTCCAACGTTCCCGGGACTGCTGGGTGCGATGGTCGGGCTCCTCGTCGTTACGACGACGCTCCGAGCTGGCTACTTCCTTCCCGACGATGAGTGGGACTTCGGTCCACAGGACCAGTGGCCGGACCACTGGATCGGTAGCATCGAACCCGGAGAGGGTGTCGGCACCACTACGGGCGACAGCCGGGAAGGCACGGTTGCAGCCGACGGTGGCACGGCAACGTTCGAAGAATCTCACTCGCAGGATATGTCGCTGGGGATGGCCTGGCTGCCGTACCTCCTCGTGGCTGCGCTGCTCGTCGTGACTCGTGTCGTCGGTCCGGTTCAGGAGTTCCTGGCGACCACCGGCGTTCTTATGTGGAACAACATCCTCGGCACGCCGTTCTCTGAAGGCGTCGAGTTGTTCTACCTCCCCGGGAGCCTGTTCGTTCTCGTCGCGGTGATCACCTACGCGCTCCACGGGATGGACACTGACGGTATCAAAGCCTCGTGGAGTGAGGCACTCCGAAACATCGCACCAGCCGTCGTCGCGCTGTGGTTCGCAGTTGCCACGGTCATGATCATGCAACGGACCGGCAGTGCCGTCGTGCTGGAGACTGCGCCGATCAACTCCGGGATGCTCGGACTGCTGTCGGAGATTACTGCGAACACGACCGGCCAGATGTTCCCGTTCTTCTCGGGCTTCATCGGTGCGTTCGGCGCGTTCATCGCTGGCTCGAATACGGTCAGCGACATCCTGTTCGGGCTGTTCCAGTTCCAGGCTGCCCAGCAGATCGGTGCGCCGACGCAGATCATCGTCGCCGCACAGGCGGTCGGTGGCGCAATCGGTAACCTCATCGCGATTCACAACGTCGTGGCCGCTCTCACCGTGGTCGGCCTCATCGGCGAGGAGGGACGCGTCATCCGCCTCGAACTGATTCCGGTACTGTACTACGGCGTGTTCACGGGCATACTGACGCTCATCCTGGCCTACGTCGTGGCACCGGGCGCGTTCTAA
- a CDS encoding FAD-binding oxidoreductase: MAYDSRPPQQHDPATDPSANYDYQGDSVNRPDLVAALERRVDGDVRFDAYTRELFATDASAYEQLPIGVVSPVSTDDVVAVMEYCAEEDIPVLPRGGGTSLAGQSVNEAVVLDFKRHMDEPLSVDPEAEQVRAQVGITIARLNDRLEPHGLKFAPDPAWGDKSVLGGAIGNNTTGAHSLKYGKTDAYIEECEVVLADGTRTTFGWVDVDDLEARAAEAGPDADLETRIYAEVAKIISEDADAIDARYPDLKRNVSGYNLDELVDNARERGEVNLARLLAGSEGTLAVVTEATVSLEPVPEATAVAMLTYDDIISAMRDVDPILDHDPSAVEVMDDVLLDLAAETPEFADVVGMLPEETDSTLLVEFYADSPDDGAQKVADLLADRLPGYEARESPRDGAASVTDAPVHAVDALEAYDADRQAKFWKMRKAGLPILLSRTGDDKHWPFVEDTAVPAENLPEYVADIRELFDEHDTFASYYAHAGPGVLHIRPLLNLKSEDGIETMEAISDAITDLVVQYDGSVSGEHGDGRARTQWNRKLYGDDLWETFRDLKSAFDPDWRLNPGNICGDHDPADDLRYDPDYAFDAGFEPTLEWDNDNGFQGMVELCHGCAGCTGHQETTGGVMCPTYRAAEEEITSTRGRANMLRSAMDGDLPDDPTDEEFITEVLDLCIGCKGCKKDCPSGVDMAKLKAEVVHEHHQREGISLRDRLFANVETVLSLGSAFAPVSNWLMDLPGAGRLMEKTVGITEERTLPAFHRTTFRDWWADRGGALVAASRADRKALLLADPYTNYSHPDVGKAAVEVLEAAGVHVVMPDDVTDSGRPAFSKSMLDHARETARANVDALAPRIREGWDVVTIEPSDAVMYQVDYRDLLSGDDVDAVAENTYGVCEYIDTYRLGEAISFGDAGDSLAYHGHCHQKATKKDHHAVGVLRRAGYDVDPLDSGCCGMAGSFGYEAEHYSMSEAIADLLLGQIDDSPAEQVVAPGASCRSQIDDFGDGDAKPPHPIEMVAAAMR, from the coding sequence ATGGCATACGACTCCCGACCCCCCCAACAGCACGACCCGGCGACAGACCCGAGCGCGAACTACGACTACCAGGGCGACAGCGTCAACCGGCCGGACCTCGTTGCGGCCTTAGAGCGCCGCGTTGACGGCGACGTACGCTTCGACGCGTACACCCGGGAACTGTTCGCGACCGACGCGAGTGCCTACGAACAGCTCCCAATCGGCGTCGTCTCGCCGGTCTCGACCGACGATGTGGTCGCGGTGATGGAGTACTGCGCCGAGGAGGATATTCCGGTCCTCCCACGGGGCGGCGGGACCAGTCTCGCCGGACAGTCGGTAAACGAGGCGGTCGTCCTCGATTTCAAGCGGCACATGGACGAACCGCTGTCGGTTGACCCGGAGGCCGAACAGGTCCGTGCGCAGGTAGGCATCACGATTGCTCGACTCAACGACCGACTCGAACCCCACGGCCTGAAGTTTGCGCCGGACCCTGCGTGGGGGGACAAGAGCGTTCTCGGCGGTGCAATCGGGAACAACACGACCGGCGCGCACTCGCTGAAATACGGCAAGACAGACGCCTATATCGAAGAGTGTGAGGTCGTCCTCGCGGACGGCACCCGGACGACCTTCGGCTGGGTCGACGTCGACGACCTCGAAGCGCGAGCGGCCGAGGCCGGCCCCGACGCCGACCTTGAAACCCGGATTTACGCCGAAGTCGCTAAGATCATCTCGGAGGACGCCGACGCGATAGACGCCCGGTATCCGGACCTCAAGCGCAACGTCTCCGGGTACAACCTGGACGAACTGGTCGACAACGCCAGAGAGCGCGGCGAGGTCAACCTCGCCCGTCTGCTCGCGGGGAGCGAGGGGACGCTGGCGGTCGTCACGGAGGCGACGGTCTCGCTGGAGCCCGTCCCCGAGGCCACGGCCGTCGCCATGCTGACATACGACGATATCATCTCGGCGATGCGGGATGTCGACCCGATTCTGGACCACGACCCCTCGGCCGTCGAGGTGATGGACGACGTATTGCTGGACCTCGCGGCGGAGACGCCGGAGTTCGCTGACGTTGTCGGCATGCTCCCCGAGGAGACCGACTCGACGCTGCTCGTCGAGTTCTACGCCGATTCGCCAGACGACGGGGCCCAGAAAGTCGCCGACCTGCTCGCCGACCGGCTTCCGGGCTACGAAGCACGAGAATCGCCGCGTGACGGGGCCGCTTCCGTCACCGACGCCCCTGTTCACGCTGTCGACGCGCTGGAGGCGTACGACGCGGACCGGCAGGCGAAGTTCTGGAAGATGCGCAAAGCCGGGCTGCCGATTCTGCTGTCCCGAACGGGCGACGACAAGCACTGGCCGTTCGTCGAGGACACGGCGGTCCCGGCCGAGAACCTCCCGGAGTACGTCGCCGATATCCGGGAGTTGTTCGACGAGCACGACACCTTCGCCTCCTACTACGCCCACGCCGGCCCCGGCGTCCTGCACATCAGGCCGCTGTTGAACCTGAAATCCGAGGACGGTATCGAGACCATGGAGGCCATCTCCGACGCCATCACGGACCTCGTCGTCCAGTACGACGGCTCCGTCTCCGGCGAACACGGTGACGGCCGCGCCCGGACCCAGTGGAACCGGAAACTGTACGGCGACGACCTCTGGGAAACGTTCCGCGACCTGAAATCGGCGTTCGACCCCGACTGGCGGCTGAACCCGGGGAACATCTGTGGCGACCACGACCCGGCCGACGACCTCCGGTACGACCCCGATTACGCCTTCGACGCGGGCTTCGAGCCCACGCTGGAGTGGGACAACGACAACGGGTTCCAGGGGATGGTGGAACTCTGTCACGGGTGTGCGGGCTGTACCGGCCACCAGGAGACCACCGGCGGCGTCATGTGTCCGACATACCGCGCCGCCGAGGAGGAAATCACCAGCACCCGCGGCCGGGCCAACATGCTCCGGTCGGCGATGGACGGTGACCTCCCCGACGACCCCACCGACGAGGAGTTCATCACCGAGGTGCTGGACCTCTGTATCGGCTGTAAAGGCTGCAAGAAGGACTGTCCGAGCGGCGTCGACATGGCGAAGCTCAAAGCCGAGGTGGTCCACGAACACCACCAGCGCGAGGGCATCTCACTGCGAGATCGGCTGTTCGCCAACGTCGAGACGGTGCTCTCGCTCGGGAGTGCATTCGCTCCAGTGTCGAACTGGCTGATGGACCTGCCGGGGGCGGGCCGTCTCATGGAGAAAACGGTCGGCATCACGGAAGAGCGCACCCTGCCCGCCTTCCACCGGACCACGTTCCGGGACTGGTGGGCCGACCGCGGCGGGGCGCTTGTCGCGGCGAGCAGAGCCGACCGGAAGGCGCTCTTGCTCGCCGACCCGTACACGAACTACAGCCACCCCGATGTCGGGAAAGCGGCCGTAGAAGTGCTCGAGGCGGCGGGCGTCCACGTCGTCATGCCAGACGACGTGACAGACAGCGGTCGGCCCGCGTTCTCCAAGAGTATGCTGGACCACGCTCGCGAGACGGCACGGGCAAACGTGGACGCGCTCGCGCCGCGAATCCGTGAGGGCTGGGACGTTGTCACTATCGAACCCTCCGACGCGGTGATGTACCAGGTCGACTATCGGGACCTCCTTTCCGGCGACGACGTCGACGCCGTCGCAGAGAACACGTACGGCGTCTGCGAGTACATCGACACGTACCGGCTAGGGGAGGCTATCTCCTTCGGTGACGCTGGCGACTCGCTAGCGTACCACGGCCACTGCCACCAGAAGGCGACGAAGAAGGACCATCACGCCGTCGGCGTCCTCCGGCGGGCCGGCTACGATGTGGACCCGCTGGATTCGGGCTGTTGTGGCATGGCCGGCTCCTTCGGTTACGAGGCCGAACACTACTCAATGAGCGAGGCCATCGCTGACCTCTTGCTGGGCCAGATAGATGACTCGCCGGCCGAACAGGTCGTCGCACCCGGCGCGTCCTGTCGGTCTCAGATAGACGATTTCGGCGATGGCGACGCGAAACCGCCCCACCCAATCGAGATGGTCGCGGCGGCGATGCGGTAA
- a CDS encoding aldehyde oxidoreductase, with protein MPMLGLGTWQNDDAEQCAESVRTALEAGYRHIDTAQVYDNESAVGDGIAAADVERDDIFLATKVWISNLTHDDVIETTEESLDKLGVDSVDLLYVHWPAREYEPEDTLPAFDELVDRGLIDNVGVSNFEPNHVETAMDVLDAPVFANQVEVHPFLQQSELREHAAEQDYELVAYSPLARGEVFGHDVIEAIADDHDASEAQVSLAWLREKGVTAIPKATSEAHITDNLTSLDLSLTDAEIDRIDSIDTVDRRVDPDFAPAAWD; from the coding sequence ATGCCGATGCTCGGTCTCGGCACCTGGCAGAACGACGACGCAGAACAGTGTGCTGAGAGCGTTCGGACGGCTCTGGAAGCCGGCTACCGACATATCGACACTGCACAGGTCTACGACAACGAAAGCGCCGTTGGTGACGGAATTGCCGCGGCTGACGTCGAGCGTGACGATATTTTTCTGGCGACGAAAGTATGGATCTCGAATCTCACACACGACGACGTGATAGAAACGACCGAGGAGAGCCTCGACAAACTCGGTGTCGATTCTGTTGACCTGCTGTACGTCCACTGGCCGGCACGCGAGTACGAACCTGAGGACACACTCCCGGCGTTCGATGAACTCGTCGACCGCGGCCTCATCGACAACGTCGGCGTCTCGAACTTCGAACCGAACCACGTCGAAACGGCGATGGACGTCCTCGACGCGCCGGTGTTCGCAAATCAGGTCGAGGTCCATCCGTTCCTCCAGCAGTCGGAGCTGCGCGAGCACGCGGCCGAACAGGACTACGAACTGGTCGCGTACTCCCCGCTGGCACGCGGTGAGGTGTTCGGCCACGATGTCATCGAAGCCATCGCCGACGACCACGACGCCAGCGAGGCGCAGGTCAGCCTCGCCTGGCTCCGCGAGAAGGGCGTGACGGCGATTCCGAAGGCCACGAGCGAAGCTCACATCACCGACAACCTGACGAGCCTCGACCTGTCGCTGACGGACGCCGAAATCGACCGTATCGACAGTATCGATACTGTCGACCGACGCGTTGACCCGGACTTCGCGCCTGCCGCGTGGGACTGA
- a CDS encoding EamA family transporter, with product MLRSAVTERPSIPARYRDSALFVLLAVLFGGSFVAIKTGLRELPPVLFAGLRFDLAAVTLLGYIVATRPRSTWLPQTRGDFVGIGMAALFLIALNNGLLFLGQGTTTPAAASVMYGLNPILAPVFAWWLLGDRLSWLGAVGIGIALSGVIIIVQPSPSTFTDASAIGQLLVLGAAAAVALGSVLLQRVSPQMDSTPLTAWAMAVGAVLLHIASLLVGEPPTAVIGIGPATIASIVAVGIPSTAVAYAIYFGLIKRIGPVRANLVAYVVPIFAALMGWVLLGSSVSLWTFVGFLVVVAGFALIERVTIRMELRRLYRRFEDTAPKQTPPCDD from the coding sequence ATGCTGCGGTCCGCGGTCACTGAGCGCCCCTCAATCCCGGCCCGCTATCGTGACAGTGCGCTGTTTGTCCTGCTTGCGGTACTGTTTGGCGGTTCGTTCGTCGCGATAAAAACCGGACTCCGTGAGCTGCCACCGGTGCTGTTTGCCGGCCTCCGGTTTGACCTGGCAGCGGTGACGCTGCTTGGCTACATCGTCGCTACCCGGCCCCGGTCGACGTGGTTACCGCAGACTCGCGGCGACTTCGTGGGAATCGGGATGGCGGCGCTGTTCCTCATCGCGCTCAACAACGGATTGTTGTTCCTCGGTCAAGGCACGACGACGCCCGCGGCGGCGTCTGTTATGTACGGCCTGAACCCGATACTTGCCCCCGTGTTCGCCTGGTGGCTGCTGGGCGACCGCCTGTCGTGGCTCGGTGCGGTCGGTATCGGAATCGCGCTGAGCGGCGTCATCATCATCGTGCAGCCGTCGCCGTCGACGTTCACTGATGCGAGCGCTATCGGGCAACTTCTGGTCCTCGGTGCGGCCGCGGCCGTTGCTCTGGGCAGCGTCCTCCTCCAGCGTGTCAGCCCGCAGATGGACAGTACACCGCTGACGGCGTGGGCGATGGCCGTCGGTGCGGTACTCCTCCACATTGCGAGCCTGCTGGTCGGGGAGCCGCCCACAGCCGTGATCGGCATCGGGCCTGCAACGATTGCGAGCATCGTCGCTGTGGGCATCCCGTCGACAGCGGTCGCGTACGCCATCTACTTCGGCCTCATCAAACGCATCGGCCCGGTTCGCGCGAATCTGGTCGCGTATGTCGTCCCGATCTTCGCCGCGCTCATGGGATGGGTACTACTTGGCTCGTCGGTGTCGCTGTGGACGTTCGTGGGCTTCCTCGTCGTCGTTGCGGGCTTTGCTCTCATCGAGCGTGTGACGATTCGGATGGAACTGCGCAGGCTCTATCGTCGGTTCGAGGACACCGCCCCAAAGCAGACGCCGCCGTGTGACGACTGA
- a CDS encoding protease, producing the protein MTDFGLQVRMLVVGAILFAFYVFAGTALSVLLGLPLVPVLLVGILVVPAIQYKLGKWLALRGAEDMPDDQRFGYVHQMVRRLCRDMNVEEPRLMVMDMGVPNAFAVGRKGAGVVVVSSELLQLLDDDELEGVIAHELAHIKNRDVITMVVGQSIGMLVGYVAYFAVLFGGERNIGSWLLAMVASSLANGLVMVFVLAISRYREYVADADARRAIGTGEPLARALEKISRGAEGRESTVEDSMNALCIFNADKGLFERLFSTHPPTEKRIQRLRS; encoded by the coding sequence ATGACAGACTTCGGACTACAGGTGCGGATGCTGGTGGTCGGTGCGATTCTGTTCGCGTTCTACGTGTTCGCCGGCACGGCGCTGTCGGTGCTGTTGGGCCTGCCGCTCGTCCCGGTGCTTCTCGTCGGCATCCTCGTCGTGCCAGCGATCCAGTACAAGCTCGGGAAGTGGCTGGCGCTCCGTGGTGCGGAGGATATGCCGGACGACCAGCGGTTCGGCTACGTTCACCAGATGGTTCGCCGGCTCTGCAGAGACATGAATGTCGAGGAGCCACGGCTGATGGTGATGGACATGGGCGTCCCCAACGCCTTTGCGGTTGGGCGGAAGGGTGCAGGCGTCGTCGTCGTGTCGAGCGAGCTGCTGCAGCTCCTCGACGATGATGAACTGGAAGGTGTCATCGCACACGAACTGGCCCACATCAAGAACCGGGACGTCATCACGATGGTCGTGGGCCAGTCCATCGGGATGCTCGTCGGCTACGTCGCCTACTTCGCGGTGCTGTTCGGCGGCGAGCGCAACATCGGCTCCTGGCTCCTGGCGATGGTCGCCTCCTCGCTGGCGAACGGGCTGGTCATGGTGTTCGTGCTTGCCATCTCCCGCTACCGCGAGTACGTCGCCGACGCGGACGCTCGCCGCGCTATCGGCACCGGCGAGCCGCTGGCCCGGGCGCTCGAAAAGATTTCTCGCGGTGCCGAAGGACGCGAATCGACAGTCGAGGACAGCATGAACGCCCTCTGTATCTTCAACGCCGACAAGGGGCTGTTCGAGCGGCTGTTCTCGACCCACCCGCCGACGGAGAAGCGCATCCAGCGGCTCCGGTCTTGA
- a CDS encoding phosphoesterase, which produces MDGTADDRVYYVISDLHIGGDEQLEEVEFLDELLDFLTRLETTDEDAELLINGDAFGLWEFTGMSGLEKFDALEETYPTLFEQLRKTGENIEITLIPGNHDHELAAYDEYVERFAAYNVTLVQSKSVTRPVGDKAIHLEHGNQQDPNNRIEDWGDTNVTPLGYYYNTLVTSRAGQLSDRGRYNWLKDVQAVTPTERVPVWMLSKYFYREMNPLLRYALVPFLLLFNISALLAILAALNLLGVWSAPVETTTSFLGQFGTVGTAIWVLLVVNASLAGLLLLVGIPLYLLRRDIKKTINRFGVFETDLTVDTQTPYREAAQEVFEEKEDVVVFCYGHTHRPSVQSVDGGLVVNTGTWLKRLHRRDGIIGLLPPVFYPSYQLCAVRITAEGRQVVVDYEEVQKPSPSPEELTLTERLLTVGRRPNPELPERAVVETEQSVPPPEPAE; this is translated from the coding sequence ATGGACGGCACCGCCGACGACCGCGTCTATTACGTCATCAGCGACCTTCACATCGGCGGCGACGAGCAGCTAGAGGAAGTGGAATTTCTCGACGAACTGCTCGATTTTCTGACCCGGTTAGAAACCACCGACGAGGACGCCGAGTTGCTCATTAACGGAGACGCGTTCGGGCTATGGGAGTTTACCGGTATGTCGGGACTGGAGAAGTTCGACGCCCTCGAAGAGACCTATCCGACCCTGTTCGAGCAGTTGCGAAAGACCGGCGAGAACATCGAAATAACCCTGATTCCGGGGAATCACGACCACGAACTCGCAGCCTACGACGAGTACGTGGAGCGGTTCGCGGCGTACAACGTCACTCTCGTCCAGTCGAAGTCGGTTACCCGGCCGGTTGGTGACAAGGCCATCCACCTCGAACACGGTAATCAGCAGGACCCAAACAACCGTATCGAGGACTGGGGCGACACCAACGTGACGCCGCTTGGCTACTACTACAACACACTTGTCACGAGCCGGGCCGGTCAGCTCTCAGACCGGGGCCGGTACAACTGGCTCAAGGATGTCCAGGCTGTGACGCCGACGGAGCGGGTTCCGGTGTGGATGCTCTCGAAGTACTTCTATCGCGAGATGAACCCCTTGCTTCGGTATGCGCTGGTACCGTTCCTCTTGCTGTTCAATATCAGCGCACTCCTGGCGATTCTGGCAGCGCTGAATCTCCTCGGCGTCTGGTCCGCGCCGGTCGAAACGACGACATCGTTTCTGGGCCAGTTCGGTACGGTCGGCACCGCCATCTGGGTGCTGCTTGTCGTGAATGCGTCGCTCGCCGGCCTTCTGCTGCTCGTTGGCATCCCGTTGTATCTGCTGCGCCGGGACATCAAGAAGACAATCAACCGCTTCGGGGTCTTCGAAACTGACCTGACAGTCGACACCCAGACGCCATACAGGGAAGCCGCCCAGGAAGTGTTCGAAGAAAAGGAAGACGTTGTTGTCTTCTGCTACGGCCACACACACCGGCCGAGCGTACAGTCGGTCGACGGCGGCTTGGTCGTCAACACCGGGACCTGGCTCAAACGCCTTCACCGTCGGGACGGCATTATCGGGCTTCTGCCCCCGGTGTTTTACCCCTCCTACCAGCTCTGTGCGGTGCGCATCACCGCCGAAGGCAGGCAGGTGGTCGTCGATTACGAGGAGGTTCAGAAACCGAGTCCCAGCCCGGAGGAGTTGACACTCACCGAGCGGCTGCTGACAGTCGGTCGGAGACCCAACCCCGAGCTTCCGGAGCGTGCGGTCGTAGAAACCGAGCAGTCGGTGCCTCCGCCGGAGCCTGCTGAGTGA
- a CDS encoding alcohol dehydrogenase, translating to MQAAVVPEPGADFEVVERDIPDPDDGEVRVAVDACGICHSDVYAKEGTYPGVSYPRVPGHEVAGRIDAVGDAVDAWDVGDRVGVGWHGGHCSTCDQCRRGNFLQCENGDITGLSYDGGYAEYMTAPSEALAKIPESLDAAAAAPLLCAGVTTFNALRNSDANVGDLVAVQGVGGLGHLGIQYAHAAGFETAAISRTPEKESLAKELGADHFIDAAETDAGQRLQELGGADVVLATAPSSDAISSIVSGVGVDGSVVVVGVPGEPVEVSAQQLVQSRGAVEGWASGHARDSQDTLEFSSLRDIAPEIETYPLEDVSEAYGRMIDNEARFRAVLEL from the coding sequence ATGCAAGCGGCGGTTGTGCCTGAGCCAGGGGCAGACTTCGAGGTCGTCGAGCGGGACATCCCCGACCCGGACGACGGCGAGGTACGAGTCGCAGTGGACGCCTGTGGCATCTGTCACAGCGACGTGTACGCGAAAGAAGGGACCTATCCGGGCGTCTCCTATCCGCGGGTTCCCGGCCACGAGGTGGCGGGTCGCATCGACGCCGTCGGCGACGCTGTCGACGCCTGGGACGTGGGCGACAGGGTCGGCGTCGGCTGGCACGGCGGCCACTGTTCGACGTGTGATCAGTGTCGCCGGGGGAACTTCCTCCAGTGTGAAAACGGCGACATTACCGGGCTAAGCTACGACGGTGGGTACGCGGAGTACATGACCGCACCATCGGAGGCGCTCGCGAAGATTCCGGAATCACTTGATGCGGCGGCCGCGGCACCACTGCTCTGTGCGGGCGTGACAACGTTCAACGCGCTCCGAAACAGTGATGCGAACGTCGGTGACCTCGTCGCCGTGCAGGGTGTCGGCGGCCTCGGTCACCTCGGCATCCAGTATGCACACGCAGCCGGCTTCGAGACGGCCGCCATCTCCCGGACGCCGGAGAAGGAATCGCTAGCGAAAGAGCTGGGAGCCGACCACTTCATCGACGCGGCGGAGACGGATGCCGGCCAGCGACTGCAAGAGCTGGGCGGGGCCGACGTGGTGCTGGCGACGGCACCATCGAGTGACGCGATCAGTTCAATCGTCAGCGGAGTCGGTGTCGATGGCTCTGTCGTCGTCGTCGGTGTTCCCGGCGAGCCAGTTGAAGTGAGCGCACAGCAACTCGTCCAGAGTCGGGGCGCTGTCGAGGGCTGGGCCTCCGGACACGCACGGGACTCACAGGACACGCTGGAGTTCAGTTCGCTCCGCGACATCGCGCCGGAGATAGAGACCTACCCGCTCGAGGATGTTAGTGAAGCGTACGGGCGGATGATCGACAACGAAGCGCGGTTCCGAGCCGTGCTTGAACTGTAA
- a CDS encoding trehalose utilization protein ThuA, with protein sequence MTRVTVWNEYVHEQEHEAVADLYPDGIHGAIASALEERGFDAETATLQEPEHGLTEDVLAETDVLTWWGHAAHDQVADEVVARVKERVLDGMGLIVLHSGHYSKIFRELMGTTCSLKWREAAETERLWVVEPGHPIADGVGEYIELPETEMYGERFDIPAPDTLVFNSWFEGGEVFRSGCCYRRGAGRIFYFRPGHETYPIYHDEAIQQVLANACEWAAAGDGPEPSFGNADPIEDIDESDERSVH encoded by the coding sequence ATGACACGCGTCACAGTCTGGAACGAGTACGTTCACGAGCAGGAACACGAAGCAGTCGCAGACCTGTACCCCGATGGAATTCACGGCGCTATCGCCTCAGCCCTGGAAGAGCGCGGATTCGACGCGGAAACCGCGACACTCCAAGAACCCGAGCACGGTCTCACCGAGGATGTACTGGCAGAAACGGACGTCCTTACCTGGTGGGGACACGCCGCACACGACCAGGTCGCTGACGAAGTGGTCGCCCGGGTGAAAGAGCGGGTCCTCGACGGCATGGGACTCATCGTCCTCCACTCGGGCCACTACTCGAAGATATTCCGCGAGCTGATGGGGACGACCTGCAGCCTGAAGTGGCGCGAGGCCGCCGAAACCGAGCGGTTATGGGTCGTCGAACCCGGCCATCCAATCGCCGATGGGGTCGGCGAGTACATCGAACTCCCGGAGACCGAGATGTACGGCGAGCGCTTCGACATCCCCGCGCCGGACACGCTCGTGTTCAACTCCTGGTTCGAGGGCGGCGAGGTGTTCCGGTCGGGCTGTTGCTACCGCCGCGGCGCAGGTCGTATTTTCTACTTCCGGCCGGGCCACGAGACCTATCCGATTTACCACGACGAAGCTATCCAGCAGGTCCTCGCCAATGCCTGCGAGTGGGCCGCGGCAGGGGACGGACCGGAACCGTCGTTTGGCAACGCCGACCCCATCGAAGACATCGACGAAAGCGACGAGCGGTCGGTCCACTGA